The genome window CGTACTGATCGTCAATGATATTTCCAGAACTGGGCGAACGCTCGAGGCAGCGGTTAAGGCGGTGAAGGAGATGCTCCCAGACTCTTTGATTAAGGTAGCTGTGTTGTTCCTCTCGGAGGATGCAGGGCCTCCTTACCCCGATTATTGGGTGGATAAGCCGTCCCGTCGGGTCGTTTTCGAGTGGAAACAGGGGAGGGCATGATGCAGCTGAAAGAGTGTACGAACTTGACTTATCTGCATGTCCACTCTTTTGGGGAAGGTCGTCTCTTTCCCGACGGCACCAATAGCGACGACAATGGAGGAACGTGCGAGGGCACTTGGTCCCGTGATCGCCCCTCGTGCCTCGCAGGGACTCAGGTTTTCTGTGCGCAATGCAGTAGTTCAACAAAGCTGAAGTTGAGCCCGTTTCTCTACTTTCCACCTCTATAAAAGTGCAGCGGGAGACCCACTTATGGATAAGCTAAAGGTTATCGCTCTCTGCCTCGCTCTACTGGCCGCGGCGGTTTACCCGTGGGCATACGGATATCAAGACGTTGTCGCTCAGGGGACGGCGCCAATTGAAGCAACGAAACCCTCGACTTCGGAACAGCACGTGCTGACCAAGGCCCGGGTGGTGCCCATACGAAGCGCAACGTTGAGCTTCCCGATCGAGGGGATCGTGGCAGAAGTGCTCGTCTCGGAAGGGGACCAGGTGAAGGCTGGCCAGGTGCTCATCCGGCTGGACTCTGGCCGACAACAAGCGGCTGTCTTGCAGGCTAAGGCCGAGCTCCGACGCGCTCGAGCTCAGCTGGCCGAGCTGAAGGCTGGACCTCGCCCAGAGGAGATCGCGATAGCAGAGGCCGCCGTGATGAATGCCCAGGCGAGGCTGCAAAAGGTTCTGGAGGGGCCCAGCGAAGCCGAACTCACCGCCGCCCGCATCGACCTCGCTAACGCCGAGGCCGCCCTTCGTACAGCACAGAGTAACTATGACGCGATAAGCTGGCGCAACGACCTTGCGGCGACGGCTCAGTCCTTTGCGCTGGATAAGGCGACCAAGACCTATACGGCGATCAAGGCTCGCCTGGATGAACTTCTCAGGGGTCCCAGTGAAGCCGATATGGCAATCGCTCGTTCAGAAGTGCGCGAGGCTCAGGCGAACCTGGAACTACTGCGTGCTGGGGCGCGCCCGGAGACCATCGCTGTAGCCGAAGCCGAAGTCGCAGCAACCGAAGCAGCGCTAGAACAGGCAGTGGCGACGTTGGCCGAGACAGAGTTGCGGGCTCCTTTCACCGGCACGATAGCCGCGCTCAATGTGAGCGTAGGAGAGTACGTAGCACCGGGCATGCCCGTCGCGGTTCTGGGCGACCTTTCCGCCTGGCTCATCGAAACCAGGGACGTGACGGAGCAGGACGTGGTACGGGTCCAACCGGGTGCACCAGTCACTATCACATTTGATGCTATCCCTGATCTGACACTAACGGGACGAGTAAGCACCATCAGCTTGGTTGGTGAAGAGACAGCAGACGGCGTCGTCTACACAGTCACGATCATACCTGACCTGCAAGATAGCCGCTTGCGCTGGAACATGAGTGCCTTGGTCTCCATCGAGTAGGAGCATGATGATGAGGGGTACCGCTCTGATCAGGCTCATCATCGCTATCATCCTCATGTGCATACTGGCTCGCGGTGAATTTTCGCCGGCGTCGGCCAGTTTGATGGCGAGAGCGGCGGAGACGTTGCGCCCCGTATTGCCACAGACTCCCGTCGCGCAGCCTATTCTCAGCGATATGGTGTCGACTCCTGCGTCCAGATCCCTTCTGTCCAATGCTTTCGTCGCTGACCGACAAGCGGTTATTAAAGCCGCTCCTCGATCGAGTGCAAAGGTAGTGGCTCAGGTGCGCGAGGG of Chloroflexota bacterium contains these proteins:
- a CDS encoding biotin/lipoyl-binding protein, producing MDKLKVIALCLALLAAAVYPWAYGYQDVVAQGTAPIEATKPSTSEQHVLTKARVVPIRSATLSFPIEGIVAEVLVSEGDQVKAGQVLIRLDSGRQQAAVLQAKAELRRARAQLAELKAGPRPEEIAIAEAAVMNAQARLQKVLEGPSEAELTAARIDLANAEAALRTAQSNYDAISWRNDLAATAQSFALDKATKTYTAIKARLDELLRGPSEADMAIARSEVREAQANLELLRAGARPETIAVAEAEVAATEAALEQAVATLAETELRAPFTGTIAALNVSVGEYVAPGMPVAVLGDLSAWLIETRDVTEQDVVRVQPGAPVTITFDAIPDLTLTGRVSTISLVGEETADGVVYTVTIIPDLQDSRLRWNMSALVSIE